One window of Dyadobacter sandarakinus genomic DNA carries:
- a CDS encoding chemotaxis protein CheB: MTNHRTGQIRRDIVVVGSSAGGLPALQQLVAGLPMDFDAAVLIVQHMPAYSPSNLHHILGRQGNLPVMVARDGEEIESGNVYVATPDHHLLVENGKMLVKRGPKENRFRPSIDALFRSAAYNYGSRVIGVVLSGALDDGTSGCWTIKRLGGVTITQDPDDSLFPQMPLNAQEHVAIDYSLPAAKIAALLSRLINEPGGANPKLTTKEKKLLEVELVIAKTGGAFQLGIINLGELSPFTCPECHGALVQLTDGEIIRFRCHTGHAYTINALLSEVSTNIEGILTQAMQSLEESTMLLIRLGEHFDSKKMSDIARVFYDKASQVQKQSRNVYDAVQSQQIISADIRYEHD; encoded by the coding sequence ATGACGAACCATAGAACCGGGCAGATAAGGCGTGATATTGTTGTTGTGGGTTCTTCTGCCGGCGGCTTGCCTGCTTTACAGCAGCTGGTAGCCGGTCTGCCCATGGATTTTGATGCGGCTGTTCTGATCGTCCAGCATATGCCCGCTTACTCGCCCAGCAATTTGCACCATATTTTAGGCCGGCAGGGCAATTTGCCGGTCATGGTTGCACGTGACGGAGAAGAAATAGAGTCAGGTAACGTTTACGTTGCTACGCCGGATCATCACCTGCTGGTCGAGAATGGGAAAATGCTGGTAAAACGTGGCCCGAAAGAAAACCGCTTTCGTCCTTCCATCGATGCTTTGTTCCGGTCGGCAGCATACAATTACGGCAGCAGGGTAATAGGCGTCGTCCTGTCAGGTGCTCTCGACGATGGTACGTCAGGATGCTGGACCATTAAGCGGCTGGGCGGAGTGACGATTACGCAAGATCCTGACGACTCCTTGTTTCCTCAGATGCCGCTCAATGCGCAGGAACATGTAGCCATAGACTATTCACTGCCTGCCGCCAAAATTGCTGCCCTGCTATCCCGCCTCATCAATGAGCCGGGTGGAGCAAATCCAAAGCTGACCACCAAAGAAAAGAAGCTTCTGGAAGTAGAGCTTGTTATTGCCAAGACAGGTGGCGCATTTCAGCTGGGCATTATCAATCTCGGCGAACTGTCACCCTTCACATGCCCTGAATGTCATGGTGCGCTGGTTCAGCTTACCGATGGTGAGATCATCCGCTTTCGCTGCCATACCGGCCATGCCTACACCATCAATGCACTGCTGTCTGAGGTAAGTACCAATATTGAAGGCATCCTTACGCAGGCTATGCAAAGTCTTGAAGAAAGTACGATGCTGCTGATCAGGCTGGGAGAGCATTTCGACTCCAAGAAAATGTCGGATATCGCCAGGGTCTTTTATGATAAAGCTTCACAGGTACAAAAACAGTCCCGGAATGTTTACGACGCAGTACAAAGTCAGCAGATCATCAGTGCGGACATACGATACGAGCATGATTAA
- a CDS encoding response regulator has translation MSKNGPIIYVEDDEDDFVLFQLAIQELKIQNTVHHFYDGEKVMEYLLTTGDDPFLILCDVNLPRISGLELRDKIEASPFLKQKSIPFVFFSTASNASLVNKAFANAVQGFFQKPHSYHDMRDELSKIYKYWQACEVP, from the coding sequence ATGTCGAAAAATGGTCCTATCATATACGTAGAAGACGATGAAGATGACTTTGTTTTATTTCAGCTGGCCATCCAGGAGTTGAAAATACAGAACACCGTCCATCATTTTTATGATGGCGAGAAGGTTATGGAATACCTGCTCACGACCGGAGATGACCCATTTCTGATCTTGTGTGATGTAAATCTGCCCCGGATTTCAGGCCTGGAACTGCGAGACAAGATAGAAGCATCACCATTTTTAAAGCAGAAATCTATCCCGTTTGTATTTTTCAGTACTGCCAGCAATGCATCGCTGGTTAATAAGGCATTTGCCAATGCAGTACAGGGGTTTTTCCAGAAGCCGCATAGTTACCATGACATGCGGGATGAATTAAGTAAGATCTATAAGTACTGGCAGGCATGTGAAGTTCCTTGA
- a CDS encoding TonB family protein, translating into MKKMNKRAYLLVMYLYPAVVLTGLSSIASGQVQQSVSKVQNQHEEPGDRIFLVVAQQPEFFGGKEARRKFFADHLRVPKTASQTSGKVFVSFVVNTDGSWQDVTLLKSLGKKYDEEALRVVNLMPKWNPGREAGKVVRVKYILPVAF; encoded by the coding sequence ATGAAAAAGATGAATAAACGGGCTTACCTGCTGGTCATGTACCTGTATCCAGCCGTGGTTCTAACAGGGTTAAGCAGCATTGCATCCGGGCAAGTGCAGCAGTCAGTTTCCAAAGTACAAAATCAGCATGAAGAACCCGGGGACCGGATCTTCCTGGTAGTAGCACAGCAGCCCGAATTTTTCGGTGGGAAAGAGGCCAGAAGAAAGTTTTTTGCGGATCATCTGCGGGTTCCAAAAACGGCATCTCAGACCAGCGGGAAGGTTTTTGTTTCCTTTGTTGTAAATACAGACGGCAGCTGGCAGGATGTGACACTTCTCAAAAGCCTGGGTAAAAAGTATGATGAGGAGGCGCTCAGAGTCGTGAACCTGATGCCAAAATGGAACCCTGGAAGGGAAGCCGGTAAGGTGGTGCGTGTAAAGTACATTCTGCCCGTCGCATTTTAA
- a CDS encoding ABC transporter permease, which translates to MPVAPLVLAYDPAEIKVLSVKVDENAEKAHIEASLAGIWKRLHPRESFVYSWYEAQLYEDYAEDGDQRFTGVIVFIVFLIAGMGLLGMVTYTTEQRISEVGIRKVLGASAAQIIVLLSAGFVKMILIASVIALPLGYFLGGLFLNLFTYHVSLGPGVFLRCLTSLLLTGLSAIGIQTYRTAMRNPADTLRSE; encoded by the coding sequence TTGCCGGTTGCCCCGCTGGTACTGGCGTACGATCCGGCCGAAATAAAGGTACTATCGGTGAAAGTCGATGAAAATGCAGAAAAGGCACACATAGAAGCATCACTGGCCGGAATATGGAAGCGACTGCATCCGCGGGAATCATTTGTGTACTCCTGGTATGAGGCGCAACTGTACGAGGATTATGCCGAAGATGGTGACCAGCGCTTTACCGGCGTGATCGTATTCATTGTTTTCCTGATTGCCGGAATGGGCTTGCTAGGCATGGTCACCTATACGACTGAACAAAGGATCAGTGAAGTGGGTATCCGTAAAGTATTGGGTGCCAGTGCCGCGCAGATCATTGTACTGCTCAGTGCCGGGTTTGTCAAAATGATCCTGATCGCCTCCGTTATTGCTCTGCCGCTCGGCTACTTCCTGGGAGGACTTTTCCTCAACCTGTTTACCTACCATGTTTCCCTCGGGCCTGGTGTTTTTCTGCGATGCCTGACAAGCCTGCTGCTGACAGGCCTTTCGGCTATCGGCATTCAGACTTACCGTACTGCCATGAGAAATCCCGCTGACACGCTCAGGTCTGAGTAA
- a CDS encoding ABC transporter permease gives MLRSYLTIAIRNLWKHKLFSVIHIAGLGLAMAFCFLQLIQVQTSFEKDSFHPYPDRTFRIITDVTAKDDKIYSLASSPMPLSEKLGTGQSIIEQSVRIVRNFNGSLNNGIKSLNVDGMYVDPGYFEIFGFKLEKGKPCIEPRTVVLTKEMAERFFGKADPVGKTLTSPDRGIFTVSGVFASIKPFTTHLKSDMVISMASFRELNPNVAEDNWQDYNTYTFVLLTKGGNQAALDAALDKIAGQNNRQVVFKDLKKHAYRSQYLKDIPLDSQGLLNNPYVEPWWKIGVSLLVPFIVILLAGFNYVNLTLTRSLSRGREVGVRKVAGARRGQLIFQFITETIVIAFGALSVGYLGLLFFQSYVHVGWLNYQVQQTGVLWLMFVVFTILTGVLAGILPARILASYEPAQVIKGKLGPAALGRVSFRKSLIVVQFAVALIFMTFTGISNSQFDYMATDNENFNRKGILNIPVTPGHVEVLAAEISKVAGVEKVGRASATLNEGSGKAKISNIGPKGQQMTPQDTYIYAADGRFIDNMRLKFVAGENLPETLEDTSGRFVVINERAARVLGFDNPKESIGQMIRLNEQNVHVSGVVRNFCFMRY, from the coding sequence ATGCTTCGTAGCTACCTCACAATCGCGATACGTAATTTATGGAAACACAAGCTGTTTTCAGTAATCCATATCGCCGGGCTGGGATTGGCCATGGCATTCTGTTTTTTGCAGCTCATACAGGTACAGACCAGCTTTGAAAAAGATTCTTTTCACCCCTACCCGGATCGGACCTTCCGTATCATTACGGATGTGACTGCAAAGGATGACAAAATTTATTCACTGGCTTCCTCACCCATGCCCCTGAGTGAAAAACTGGGTACAGGGCAAAGTATCATTGAGCAATCGGTCAGAATCGTCCGCAATTTCAATGGGAGTCTGAATAACGGGATCAAATCCCTGAATGTCGACGGCATGTATGTTGATCCGGGCTACTTTGAAATATTCGGTTTTAAACTGGAAAAAGGAAAACCCTGCATTGAACCCCGCACGGTTGTGCTCACCAAAGAGATGGCAGAGCGGTTTTTTGGTAAAGCAGATCCTGTCGGTAAAACACTCACCAGCCCGGACCGGGGCATTTTCACGGTTTCAGGGGTTTTTGCCTCCATCAAACCCTTCACGACCCACCTGAAATCAGACATGGTCATTTCGATGGCCAGCTTCCGGGAGCTCAATCCAAACGTAGCAGAAGATAACTGGCAGGATTACAATACATACACGTTCGTTCTTCTGACAAAAGGCGGCAATCAGGCCGCGCTGGATGCCGCACTTGATAAAATTGCCGGACAGAATAACAGGCAGGTTGTTTTCAAAGATTTGAAAAAACATGCTTACAGAAGCCAGTACCTGAAAGACATTCCCCTGGATTCGCAGGGGCTACTCAATAACCCGTATGTGGAGCCCTGGTGGAAAATTGGTGTAAGCCTGCTCGTACCATTCATCGTGATCCTGCTGGCGGGATTCAACTACGTCAACCTCACACTGACAAGATCGCTCAGCCGTGGCCGGGAAGTGGGTGTGCGCAAAGTGGCCGGTGCCAGACGCGGGCAGCTGATCTTTCAGTTTATCACCGAAACGATTGTAATTGCCTTTGGCGCTTTGAGTGTGGGTTACCTCGGGTTGCTGTTTTTCCAATCCTATGTGCATGTCGGCTGGCTCAACTATCAGGTTCAGCAAACGGGAGTCCTGTGGTTGATGTTTGTGGTCTTTACCATCCTTACGGGCGTGCTGGCGGGGATTTTACCAGCCCGGATTTTGGCTTCCTATGAGCCCGCACAGGTTATCAAAGGAAAGCTGGGGCCGGCGGCGCTTGGAAGAGTCAGCTTCCGGAAATCGCTGATTGTTGTCCAGTTTGCGGTAGCCCTGATATTTATGACATTCACCGGCATCTCCAACAGCCAGTTTGATTACATGGCAACGGATAATGAGAATTTTAACAGGAAAGGTATTCTCAATATCCCGGTAACTCCCGGCCATGTCGAAGTGCTGGCTGCCGAAATCTCAAAGGTGGCCGGTGTTGAAAAAGTAGGACGTGCGTCGGCAACCCTCAATGAAGGATCAGGAAAAGCCAAAATCAGTAACATAGGCCCGAAAGGGCAGCAAATGACTCCCCAGGATACCTACATCTATGCGGCGGATGGTCGTTTTATCGACAATATGCGGTTAAAGTTTGTTGCCGGAGAAAATTTGCCTGAAACCCTCGAAGATACGTCCGGGCGATTTGTTGTGATCAATGAGCGGGCTGCCAGGGTACTCGGGTTTGACAATCCGAAAGAATCCATTGGACAAATGATCAGGCTCAACGAGCAGAATGTACACGTTTCAGGCGTAGTCAGAAACTTCTGTTTTATGCGTTACTAG
- a CDS encoding YsnF/AvaK domain-containing protein encodes MSNTVVGIFEYEREAQQARDFLLASGFSDSHVDIKTASYKSDATTTDEDHDVVDRIGNFFRDLFDSDEEEANRYTTAGRRGTIVTVHAATAYEAENAAQILDQYGAIDLNQNDGLGSSSHGVADLPSASQPYTDVTTTSQSLTDLPVIPEVTGEESASLPVIEEELQVGKREIETGGVRLRSRIVERPVQESIRLRQEQVTVNRTPVDRVASESDFGTFQEGTIEMREYAEVPVVDKEARVVEEISLSKTVEEREEVIHETLRNTEVDVENLTDEERLRRSRLDL; translated from the coding sequence ATGTCAAACACAGTTGTTGGAATTTTTGAATATGAAAGGGAAGCACAGCAAGCAAGGGATTTTTTGCTGGCTAGTGGTTTCAGTGATAGCCATGTAGATATCAAAACAGCATCTTATAAGTCTGACGCCACAACTACGGACGAGGACCACGACGTGGTAGATCGTATCGGTAATTTTTTCAGAGACCTGTTTGATTCGGATGAAGAAGAGGCAAATCGCTACACGACTGCCGGAAGAAGGGGTACCATTGTAACGGTACATGCAGCGACTGCCTATGAGGCTGAAAATGCCGCACAAATTCTGGATCAGTATGGTGCCATAGACCTGAATCAAAATGATGGATTGGGATCTTCAAGCCACGGTGTTGCCGACTTGCCTTCCGCCAGTCAGCCATATACTGATGTAACAACAACAAGCCAGTCACTGACAGACCTGCCGGTAATCCCGGAAGTTACCGGTGAAGAAAGCGCATCACTGCCTGTCATCGAAGAGGAACTGCAGGTTGGTAAAAGAGAAATAGAAACCGGTGGAGTACGGTTGAGGAGCCGTATTGTGGAACGTCCCGTTCAGGAAAGTATCCGCTTGCGTCAGGAGCAGGTAACTGTCAACAGAACGCCGGTTGACCGTGTGGCCAGTGAGTCTGACTTTGGTACCTTCCAGGAAGGAACGATTGAAATGAGAGAATATGCCGAGGTTCCGGTGGTTGATAAGGAAGCGCGTGTGGTAGAGGAAATCAGCCTGAGCAAAACAGTGGAAGAGCGGGAAGAGGTCATTCATGAGACACTCCGGAATACTGAAGTGGATGTGGAAAATCTGACCGACGAAGAAAGGCTGCGGAGATCGCGTTTGGATCTCTGA
- a CDS encoding YsnF/AvaK domain-containing protein — protein sequence MIAGQDHDTGSFPASESLKLPVIEEKLVVGSQLVETGKVTITKEVVEEEVSVNGLISSEEVLVERREINQYVEYAPEPIRQEGNVTIISVVKEVLVVEKKLMLVEELHITKRETQEEKTFSQTLKKEIINVSRENPGTDI from the coding sequence ATGATAGCCGGGCAAGACCATGATACCGGGAGCTTTCCCGCTTCTGAAAGCCTTAAACTTCCTGTTATTGAAGAAAAGCTTGTTGTCGGCAGCCAATTGGTTGAAACCGGCAAGGTGACCATTACCAAAGAAGTTGTTGAAGAAGAAGTTTCTGTAAATGGCTTGATTTCCAGCGAGGAAGTACTTGTAGAACGGAGGGAAATTAATCAATATGTGGAATACGCACCTGAGCCCATCCGGCAGGAAGGGAATGTAACTATTATATCGGTGGTCAAGGAAGTGCTGGTAGTAGAAAAAAAGCTGATGCTGGTAGAAGAGCTGCACATTACAAAAAGAGAAACACAGGAGGAAAAAACATTTTCTCAAACCCTGAAAAAAGAAATCATCAATGTATCCCGGGAAAATCCGGGCACGGATATTTAA
- a CDS encoding fatty acid desaturase family protein, giving the protein MSNTEKIKFAAPVKSQFFPTLKKRVDQYFVENNTSRYANKTMVIKTVVLLSIYILPFIVILVAAPSFWVSMLLWLVMGVGISGIGMSVMHDANHGAISQNPVINKWMGYTINLAGAGVMNWKLQHNILHHTYTNVADLDEDIRDRGVVKLSPHGKPGLFNRFQWLYAFFFYGILTLYWVLLKDFIQYGQFIESGVNRQSKAENRRMLIGLIVMKVVYLGFFLAVPVFIFDLDFTHILAGFLLMHFAAGLVLTIIFQLAHSVEGTEHPLPNEAGVIEKDWAIHQLETTVNFSPRNKWLSWYIGGLNFQIEHHLFPKICHVHYPQIAPIVKETAREFGLHYLENESFLDALHSHIRSLKRFGMPSLNDAIV; this is encoded by the coding sequence ATGAGCAATACAGAAAAGATCAAATTCGCTGCACCCGTAAAGAGCCAGTTTTTCCCAACATTGAAAAAGAGGGTAGATCAATATTTTGTTGAAAACAATACTTCCAGGTATGCCAATAAAACCATGGTGATAAAAACCGTGGTGCTACTTTCAATTTACATTTTACCTTTTATCGTAATTCTGGTTGCTGCGCCTTCTTTCTGGGTCAGCATGTTGTTGTGGCTTGTGATGGGAGTGGGCATTTCCGGGATCGGGATGAGCGTGATGCACGATGCGAATCATGGAGCGATTTCACAGAATCCGGTTATTAATAAATGGATGGGATATACCATCAACCTGGCCGGCGCTGGGGTAATGAATTGGAAGTTGCAGCATAACATCTTGCACCACACCTATACAAACGTGGCCGATTTGGATGAAGACATCCGGGACAGGGGCGTGGTCAAGCTTTCGCCGCACGGAAAGCCAGGCTTGTTTAACCGCTTTCAGTGGCTGTATGCCTTCTTTTTCTATGGCATACTTACCTTATACTGGGTGCTGTTAAAGGATTTTATTCAATACGGACAGTTCATTGAGTCGGGGGTAAACCGGCAGAGTAAAGCTGAAAACAGGCGAATGCTGATCGGATTGATCGTTATGAAGGTCGTGTACCTTGGCTTTTTTCTTGCAGTTCCGGTTTTCATTTTTGATTTGGATTTCACCCATATACTGGCTGGATTTTTACTGATGCATTTTGCAGCTGGGCTGGTACTGACCATCATATTCCAGTTGGCGCATTCAGTGGAAGGCACGGAACATCCGCTTCCCAATGAAGCCGGAGTAATCGAAAAAGACTGGGCAATTCATCAGCTCGAAACCACCGTCAACTTTTCTCCCCGCAACAAGTGGCTGAGCTGGTACATCGGCGGGCTGAACTTCCAGATTGAACATCATCTTTTCCCTAAAATCTGCCACGTACACTATCCCCAGATAGCTCCCATTGTTAAAGAAACCGCCAGGGAGTTCGGATTGCATTATCTGGAAAATGAGTCATTTCTTGACGCGCTGCACTCCCACATCAGGAGCCTTAAGCGCTTCGGCATGCCCAGCCTCAATGACGCTATCGTATAG
- a CDS encoding T9SS type A sorting domain-containing protein, giving the protein MSKHYKIPDYVKIALLLGMFVSLPEAYAQTVTGKDAHYPGKLSGLTYKLNNPSTITNGLVLSPNPASEQVSVRIPNALQFSGQAGCYMSVINQHGAAVIRKSWHGEKLDVSGLEPGIYIVIVNKGRLTCTQKLVVER; this is encoded by the coding sequence ATGAGCAAGCATTATAAAATTCCGGATTACGTGAAAATTGCGCTTCTCCTGGGTATGTTCGTGAGTTTGCCGGAGGCATATGCTCAGACAGTCACTGGTAAAGACGCGCATTATCCAGGCAAATTGTCGGGACTGACTTACAAATTGAACAACCCGTCAACCATAACAAACGGTCTGGTACTCTCGCCCAATCCTGCATCGGAGCAGGTATCTGTGAGAATTCCGAATGCTTTACAATTCTCTGGTCAGGCGGGATGTTACATGAGCGTGATCAATCAGCACGGGGCAGCAGTAATCAGAAAGTCCTGGCATGGAGAGAAGCTGGATGTTTCGGGACTGGAACCCGGAATTTACATTGTTATCGTTAACAAGGGCCGGCTGACCTGTACGCAAAAGCTTGTCGTTGAGCGCTAG